The following DNA comes from Mercenaria mercenaria strain notata unplaced genomic scaffold, MADL_Memer_1 contig_3610, whole genome shotgun sequence.
aaatttatgatcctagtcctaagcgttctcaagttatcatccggaaactgtttaactgttctgagtcaatgtgaccttgaccttcgacctactgacgTAAGAGtcgaacttgacatgtattttatgatgtaacttacacctgtgtaccaaaatttatgatcctaggcccaagcgttctcaagttatcatccggaaaccgtttaactgttccgaatcactgtgaccttgacctttgacctactgacctcaaagtctaacttgacctgttttttttagctcacctgagcacagtgtgctcaaggtgagcttttgtgatcgccctgtgttcgGTGTCCATTGTCGTGTggcgtcagtcgtccgtccggtGTCAACAATTAgactgttaaaactctagaggtcacaattttggcctaatcttaatgaatcttggtcagaatgttaccctcaataaaatcttggacgagttcgatattaggtcatctgggatcaaaaactaggtcaccaggtcaaatcaaaggaaaagcttgttaacactctagaggtcacaattttggcccaatcttaatgaaacttggtcagaatgttaccctcaatgaaatcttggacaaatttgatatttggtcatcttgggtcaaaaactaggtcaccaggtcaaatcaaaggaaaagcttgttaacactctagaggtcacaattttgacccaatcttaatgaaacttggtcagaatgttgccctcaataaaatcttggacgagtttgatattgggtcatctggggtcaaaaactaggttactcgcgggtcaccaggtcaaatcaaaggaaaagcttgttaagactctagaggtcataattttggcccaatcttaatgaaacttggtcagaatgttaccctcaatgaaatcttggataaattcgatatttggtcatcttgggtcaaaaactaggtcaccaggtcaaatcaaaggaaaagcttgttaacactctagaggtcacaattttgacccaatcttaatgaaacttggtcagaatgttaccctcaataaaatcttggacgagtttgatattgggtcatctggggtcaaaaactaggtcactggcgggtcaccaggtcaaatcaaaggaaaagcttgttaagactctagaggtcataattttggcccaatcttaatgaaacttggtcagaatgttaccctcaataaaatcttggacaggttcgatattgggtcatctgggtttaaaaactaagtcaccaggtcaaatcaaaggaaaagcttaacactctagaggtcacaattttgacccaatcttaatgaaacttggtcagaatgttaccctcaagaaaatcttggacgagtctgattttgggtcatctgcggtcaaaagctaggtcactaggtcaaatcaaaggaaaaccttgttaacactatagaggccacatttatgactatatcttcattaaacttggtcggaatgttaatcatgatgatctcaatatccagtttgaatctgagtcatgtagggtcaaaaactaggtcaccaggtcaaatcaaaggaaaagctagttaatactctagaggccacatttatgaccgtatgttaatgaaacttggtcagaatgctaatcttgatgatctataggtcaagttcaaatctgggtcatgtagggtcaaaaactaggtcaccgggtcaaatcaaaggaaaagcttgttaacacatttatgactgtatcttcatgaaatttagtcagaatgttaatcttgatgatctttaggtcaagttcgaatctgggtcatatagggtcaaaaagtaggtcaccgggtcagattaaaggaaaagttagttaacactttagaggccacatttatgaccatatcttaatgaaactatcttgatgatctttaggtcaggtgagtgatacagggccttcatggccctcttgtttatgttacacctgtgtaccaaaatttatgatcctaggcctaagcattctcaagttatcatccggaaaccgtttaactgttcaccgtcactgtgaccttgacctttaacctactgatgtaagaatcgaacttgacctgtattttatgatgttacacctgtataccaaaatttatgatcctaggcccaagcactcTCATGTTATCAtgcggaaaccgtttaaatgttccgaaTCCCTGTgacgacctttgacctactgacctcaaagtctaACTTGACTTGTATTGttttatgttacacctgtgtaccaaaatttatgatcctaggcctaagcattctcaagttatcatccggaaaccgtttaactgttcagcatcactgtgaacttgacctttgaccccaaagttgaacctgacctgtattttctgatgttacatctgtgtaccaaaaattacttcaatcggtcaagcctttcatgagttatcatccagtAACCATGAAAAACAACAGATGGACCGACCGCctagctcactcctatataccacccCAAAACTTCGTTTTGTTTGGGTGTAAATAGGAGAtgaacaagttcatatcatgttaaagacttatgtaagatttcatcaatttatatcaaatactgtttgagctagacgcatcacgttttttttttcgggcacacccatgcaaaaacagggcctttgcagaatatactttttatctttgccaaatatttgccataacctttgcagaacaaTTGCAGCACATGGttgctgaatatattccacaGACGAGTAGAAATGGCATGAAACTTGCAACTActctgcaaagcttttgcaaatatacactacacacacagaatgcaaatactttgcaaacAATTCATAATTCACAGCTGAAACTTTGGCAAATACATCgcaaagtatttgcaacttacatgcaaataatatgcaaagtatttgcaaatacgtaacaaatagaaagaaatgaatttctgaggttcaaagaaaagaactttgtttaatatctgaaaaacagatgAGATGTGAAATCACAAAAccatttgcagtttaaataactattaaaaattaatcaaatgcagtgatcattcagtaacaataactaaaatcatgtaTGTAAATTTCAACAATTGCTTCTGTACAaagcattttatataattatcattgTTTAACATTACCTTttcaagatcaagatcacatgCTGCACTTCTCTGGTTCTTGGAAGTGCATTATCCTTAatcaacaaagtttatatccagaaaaagTAATCAGAATATAATCTGTTTAACACAAaagtttgcatcaccaaaatatttctactacatgatgtgtaaacatttcctcacaatattttcaaaactcctGCTATTTGAATACAGACCAATCAGAACTTTTTATTTTCAGGCTGCTGAACACTAAGCAAGATTGCATTTAAAAAGTGAAATGGATTTCCGGCTGTCGTACCTAAAggtaacaacagataaagatgACCCCTCATGCAATTTGAACTTACATTGGAGTTAAATGTCCAGGTTTAAAGATGTTAAAAAACAGGAATAAATGAAGTAAATTGACCGAACGTGGACGTAACACTTTGGATTCTGTTGTTCAATGATTTCCTAAACAAAACATGGGTACTCCGTTGTATGATCCTAAACTATCAGGAGCCAAATTCAAGAATTGGATTAAAGCTGGATTAGGTGTGTTATTTACCAAAGAAGGTATTGAGCCTTTTGttcatgatgaaataaaacagttcCAGCAGAGATGTTTGAGCGACATTTGCAACAATAATGGACTTGTTGCTGGTACCACGTGTTCTAGTTGTTGCacagaaaatgttgttgtttgtcCCTTGGATAGGAAATGTAATGCAAGCCGTGGGATATGTAACTTCCATAGAAATTCAGCAACGCAATATCTCCCGCTTGGCTGCCCTAACAATATATGTCATAATTTCAAAAGCAAGATCCAGCATGCCCATCGATACTTTGGTCCATCCTATAAAAACACTGATGCTACCAAGTGGTGCAGTAACCCATGGGAAGTTGCCAAATGTTTCATGCCACCTGACGGATACAAGGATGCGACGAACAAAGCAGAGACAGATTTCAATGGAATCATCAGTGTTATTATGAACCATAAGGCATTTCAAACGAAAATTCACGACGACCTTTCCAAAACGTCCAACATCTTTGAACAGGTAACTCTTTATGAGTTTAATCagattaaagagaattcctatagtttttttcctttcatagaattttttcaaattcacataattatatgataggaaaatttgtgccgaaaacaattaacaaataaaaacaatgggtcatcaggcttgtttttgtgaaaaattgttttgaacacacccactgttgctgaaactgtcatcgatttttcaacattttcataattttctgctttttagctcacctgtcacgaagtgacaaggtgagctattgtgaccgcttgatgtccgtcgtccgtcgtgcgtcgtgcgtcaacaatttctaaaaaaaatctttttcttgaaaaccactgggcagaattacaccaaacttcacaggaatgatccttgggtggccccctttcaaaat
Coding sequences within:
- the LOC128553229 gene encoding uncharacterized protein CXorf38 homolog, translated to MGTPLYDPKLSGAKFKNWIKAGLGVLFTKEGIEPFVHDEIKQFQQRCLSDICNNNGLVAGTTCSSCCTENVVVCPLDRKCNASRGICNFHRNSATQYLPLGCPNNICHNFKSKIQHAHRYFGPSYKNTDATKWCSNPWEVAKCFMPPDGYKDATNKAETDFNGIISVIMNHKAFQTKIHDDLSKTSNIFEQGREVCKTVRHSPQLEIEDIDLQQYFSVLQNLLSDPAYLSANTDAQNAKTKLLQ